A single genomic interval of Flavobacteriales bacterium harbors:
- a CDS encoding acyl carrier protein codes for MDRQQIIDTVNEFLIEEFEADAADLVADANMHNTLDLDSLDYVDLVVLIDENFGFKTTSEDFQTITTFDDFYNFIASKVG; via the coding sequence ATGGACAGACAGCAGATCATAGACACCGTAAATGAGTTCCTGATCGAGGAATTTGAAGCAGACGCAGCCGACCTAGTGGCCGATGCCAACATGCACAACACCCTCGATCTCGACAGTCTCGATTACGTGGATCTTGTGGTGCTTATCGATGAGAATTTCGGTTTCAAAACCACTTCGGAGGATTTTCAAACGATTACCACGTTTGACGATTTCTACAATTTTATTGCGAGTAAGGTAGGGTAA